One window of Paenibacillus sp. FSL K6-3182 genomic DNA carries:
- a CDS encoding Glu/Leu/Phe/Val dehydrogenase: protein MSDKEANDVLHSTQIVIEEALRRLGYDQDMIDLLKEPMRLLTVRIPVRMDDGKTKVFTGYRAQHNDAVGPTKGGVRFHPAVTENEVKALSIWMSLKCGIADLPYGGGKGGVICDPRTMSFREIENLSRGYVRAISQIVGPSKDIPAPDVMTNSQIMAWMMDEYSRIREFDSPGFITGKPLVLGGSKGRETATARGVVMMIHEALNMKNIDIKDARIVIQGFGNAGSYLAKFMHEAGARVIGISDVNAALYNKEGLDIEYLLDRRDSFGNVTNLFTNTITNAELLELDCDVLVPAAIENQITEQNAHLIKATIVVEAANGPTTLEATRILSDKGILLIPDVLASSGGVIVSYFEWVQNNQGYYWDEQEVDDKLKLMMIRGFNQVYEIHRTRKVDMRLAAYMAGVRKMAEAVRYRGWV from the coding sequence ATGAGTGATAAAGAAGCAAACGATGTGTTGCATTCTACTCAGATTGTTATTGAAGAAGCGCTGCGCAGGCTTGGCTATGATCAGGATATGATTGATTTATTGAAGGAGCCCATGAGGCTTCTGACCGTCCGTATTCCAGTTCGGATGGATGATGGCAAAACAAAAGTGTTTACGGGTTATCGAGCACAGCATAATGATGCGGTAGGACCTACAAAAGGCGGTGTGCGTTTTCATCCAGCCGTCACTGAAAACGAGGTTAAGGCTTTGTCCATTTGGATGAGTCTAAAATGTGGAATTGCTGATCTGCCCTATGGCGGTGGTAAAGGCGGCGTTATTTGCGATCCAAGAACGATGTCTTTCCGAGAAATTGAGAATTTAAGCCGAGGGTATGTGCGGGCCATCAGCCAAATCGTAGGACCAAGCAAAGATATTCCTGCGCCTGATGTGATGACTAATTCACAGATTATGGCTTGGATGATGGACGAGTATAGCCGCATTCGTGAATTTGATTCTCCAGGCTTTATAACAGGGAAGCCGCTTGTGCTTGGCGGATCCAAAGGAAGAGAGACAGCTACAGCCAGAGGGGTCGTTATGATGATCCATGAGGCTTTGAACATGAAAAATATAGACATTAAAGATGCGCGAATCGTCATTCAAGGCTTTGGTAATGCTGGAAGTTATCTTGCCAAATTCATGCATGAGGCCGGTGCGCGCGTGATTGGTATTTCCGATGTGAACGCGGCGTTGTATAATAAAGAAGGACTCGATATAGAATATTTGCTCGATCGTCGAGATTCCTTTGGCAATGTAACGAACTTGTTTACGAACACAATAACGAATGCTGAGCTGCTCGAGCTCGATTGTGATGTGCTTGTGCCTGCGGCAATCGAGAATCAAATAACGGAACAAAATGCCCATCTCATTAAAGCAACCATCGTAGTAGAAGCAGCGAATGGCCCAACGACGCTGGAAGCTACGCGAATCCTGTCGGACAAAGGCATTTTGCTTATTCCGGATGTGCTCGCGAGCAGCGGTGGCGTCATCGTGTCCTATTTTGAATGGGTGCAAAATAATCAAGGCTATTATTGGGATGAACAAGAAGTGGATGATAAGCTGAAGCTTATGATGATAAGGGGCTTCAACCAAGTGTATGAAATACACCGCACCCGTAAGGTCGATATGCGTCTTGCTGCTTATATGGCCGGTGTACGCAAAATGGCTGAAGCTGTACGCTATCGTGGCTGGGTGTAA